In a genomic window of Punica granatum isolate Tunisia-2019 chromosome 6, ASM765513v2, whole genome shotgun sequence:
- the LOC116212544 gene encoding pentatricopeptide repeat-containing protein At5g56310-like, with protein MPLPLLPRSSLHFAARELARLLRRCSSLKQLLQVHSFILTRGLLLQEDGALLGDLIGAASSLGFSDYAYLIFTHKAYPSTRLSNAIINSLSQGGSPRDAVLEFGRIRASGLQPDSYSFPFVLRAAARLPGIEPGRQVHCQAIGAGFDCDVHVATALVQFYSASGRISNARRAFDEMSSSGFLPLWNAMIAGLVRAGEANSAAEVFETMPARNVITWTTLIAGFSQLNRPKEAVEIFHRMQLEGPKPDEITMSALLSACAELGALELGEWARGYIGRSRLNWTIPLNNALIDMYSKSGKVDEAVRVFEGMKRKNIISWTTMIAGLSLNGMGKEALDMFNRMQQDQVLPNDITFIAVLSGCCHSGLVQTGFQVFEIMRSRYSMEPKIEHYGCMIDLLGRGGHLREAEDMLRSMPHKANAAIWGSLLAAARTHGDTGLAERALERLAELEPENSGNFALLSNLYAGLGRWKDAGMVRKVLRDMGTKKKRGWSSIELNGEVCEFMAEDGSHVQSGIIYEVLLKINGQLKVVGDVKEEGNDKFD; from the coding sequence ATGCCACTTCCCCTTCTTCCGAGATCATCGCTGCATTTTGCAGCTCGGGAATTGGCGCGATTGCTGAGACGCTGCAGCTCCCTGAAGCAGCTGCTCCAAGTTCACTCCTTTATCCTCACCCGGGGCCTCCTCCTTCAAGAGGACGGCGCTCTTCTCGGCGATCTGATCGGAGCCGCTTCGTCTCTGGGTTTCTCCGATTACGCCTATCTGATCTTCACCCACAAGGCATACCCCAGCACTCGCCTCTCTAACGCCATAATCAACTCCCTCTCCCAGGGGGGTTCCCCTCGCGATGCGGTTCTTGAGTTCGGCAGGATCCGGGCTTCTGGCCTCCAGCCCGACTCGTATTCATTCCCCTTTGTGCTGAGGGCCGCCGCTCGGTTACCGGGAATTGAACCGGGCAGACAAGTCCATTGCCAGGCGATTGGAGCTGGGTTTGATTGCGATGTCCATGTCGCGACAGCTCTGGTCCAGTTCTACTCTGCGAGCGGGCGCATCTCCAATGCTAGGAGAGCATTCGATGAAATGTCTAGCTCCGGATTCCTTCCTCTGTGGAATGCAATGATCGCAGGTCTCGTGAGGGCCGGTGAAGCCAACTCTGCAGCCGAGGTATTCGAGACAATGCCTGCGAGGAATGTAATAACTTGGACTACACTCATCGCCGGTTTCTCTCAGCTCAACAGGCCCAAAGAAGCTGTCGAGATCTTTCACAGAATGCAGCTCGAGGGCCCAAAACCTGATGAGATCACGATGTCGGCTCTTCTCTCAGCATGTGCCGAGCTGGGCGCTCTCGAACTTGGAGAGTGGGCCCGCGGCTATATCGGTAGAAGCCGTCTTAACTGGACCATCCCACTCAATAATGCCCTCATAGACATGTACTCGAAGTCAGGAAAAGTTGACGAGGCAGTTCGGGTTTTCGAAGGCATGAAGAGGAAGAATATAATATCTTGGACCACAATGATCGCAGGCCTCTCCCTTAACGGGATGGGGAAGGAAGCTCTAGATATGTTCAACCGAATGCAACAGGATCAAGTTTTGCCGAACGACATCACTTTCATTGCCGTCCTCTCTGGTTGCTGCCACAGTGGGCTGGTCCAAACAGGATTCCAGGTTTTCGAGATAATGCGCAGCAGATACTCGATGGAGCCCAAGATTGAGCACTATGGGTGTATGATCGATCTGCTTGGGCGGGGAGGCCATCTCCGTGAAGCAGAGGATATGCTTAGGAGCATGCCACACAAGGCAAATGCAGCAATTTGGGGGTCTCTCCTTGCCGCTGCCCGGACTCATGGTGATACAGGACTAGCAGAACGGGCCTTGGAGAGGTTGGCGGAGCTAGAGCCCGAGAACAGCGGTAACTTTGCGCTCCTATCGAACTTGTACGCAGGCCTGGGCAGGTGGAAAGACGCTGGAATGGTAAGGAAGGTGCTGAGGGACATGGGAACGAAGAAGAAGCGTGGGTGGAGTTCAATTGAACTCAATGGGGAGGTTTGCGAGTTCATGGCCGAGGACGGATCGCATGTTCAGTCTGGGATCATATACGAGGTTCTGCTCAAGATTAACGGGCAACTGAAGGTGGTTGGAGATGTGAAAGAGGAGGgaaatgataaatttgattGA
- the LOC116212289 gene encoding eukaryotic peptide chain release factor subunit 1-3-like produces MPLRPIQPIQTETENLGGFKIITCGERERQKIFNSSCDIFDAHENHWNNWNIEIWKIKKLIKDLDAAQGNGTSIISLIIPPGDQISRVTKMLQDEYETATKSQSPANLLGAITSTQQRLELYGEVPPNGLVLNAGTVLTEDGIEKNVNIDFEPFKPINASLYLRDSKFHTKALFELLSSDHKFGFIIMDGNGTTLFGTLSGNSPKVLHKFSVDDPSRKRDREGQSALPFAGLGLEKCNNYFRKTAELATQFFIDPSTGQPEVTGLFLVGAAGFKVGLSDIRMFDPRLGPKILDIYHTRSGEEYAFDVAIRLSLETINIVNTIPERKLLGKYSEEIRQDPRRCVFEVDKTLEALEMGAIEILIVLDFLAIDRYTLKNTSTSEVLVKYLNQYEERDKDNLCDSATSGGLVVQEKMSLVDWLANEHERFGRVLRFVIDTIGPGFLFGKQFGGIAGILRYQLEDGKEKKVTIDFEPFGPMNALLYPVHSMFNTEAMKELLQSDHMIGFIVMEVDGALFGTRCGSSREVLYKFTEEEIKYRRKGHKRGEPLSPHQYAWLQLRKRDRAIGRTIDLAPQFFIDPATGQPNVSGLILAGAAGFKIFLSLFFGDLDSRLRSKILNVVDVPDGGERGFNQAIGISAC; encoded by the exons ATGCCATTACGGCCGATACAGCCGATACAGACTGAAACTGAAAACCTTGGAGGGTTTAAGATTATTACttgtggagagagagagagacaaaaaAT TTTCAACTCCTCCTGCGACATATTTGATGCCCACGAGAACCATTGGAACAATTGGAACATCGAGATATGGAAGATCAAGAAACTGATCAAGGACCTTGACGCTGCCCAAGGGAATGGGACCAGCATAATCTCGCTTATTATTCCTCCCGGGGACCAGATCTCCCGTGTCACGAAGATGCTCCAAGATGAGTACGAGACAGCCACAAAGAGCCAGAGTCCAGCGAATCTTCTCGGAGCCATAACTTCCACCCAGCAGAGGCTCGAGCTTTACGGCGAGGTTCCCCCCAATGGCCTCGTCCTCAATGCTGGAACGGTTCTGACCGAGGATGGGATAGAGAAGAACGTGAACATTGATTTTGAGCCTTTTAAGCCCATCAATGCATCGCTGTATCTGCGTGATAGCAAGTTCCACACCAAGGCCCTGTTTGAATTGCTGTCGTCTGACCATAAGTTTGGGTTCATTATAATGGATGGGAACGGTACTACTCTCTTCGGGACCCTGAGTGGCAACTCCCCGAAAGTGCTTCACAAGTTCAGCGTGGACGACCCCTCAAGGAAGCGCGACCGAGAAGGGCAGTCCGCCCTCCCATTCGCGGGTTTGGGATTGGAAAAATGCAACAATTATTTCCGTAAAACGGCTGAGCTGGCAACGCAGTTTTTCATCGACCCCTCAACTGGCCAGCCTGAGGTGACAGGCCTGTTCCTTGTGGGGGCCGCTGGCTTCAAGGTTGGGCTGAGTGACATACGCATGTTCGACCCTCGCCTAGGACCAAAGATCCTTGATATTTATCATACCAGATCTGGAGAGGAGTACGCGTTCGATGTGGCCATTCGCCTTTCTTTAGAGACCATTAACATTGTGAACACCATCCCCGAGAGAAAGTTATTGGGGAAGTACTCTGAGGAGATACGTCAAGATCCGCGAAGATGTGTTTTCGAGGTGGACAAAACACTCGAAGCTCTTGAGATGGGTGCCATCGAGATACTCATTGTCTTGGATTTCCTTGCCATCGACCGCTACACCTTGAAGAACACCTCAACAAGTGAGGTTCTGGTCAAATACCTGAACCAGTACGAGGAGCGCGACAAGGACAACCTTTGTGATTCAGCCACCTCAGGGGGGCTGGTGGTTCAGGAGAAGATGTCCTTGGTGGATTGGCTTGCAAATGAGCATGAGAGGTTTGGGCGTGTACTCAGGTTTGTGATCGACACAATTGGTCCAGGATTTCTGTTTGGGAAGCAGTTCGGGGGTATTGCGGGTATCCTCCGCTACCAACTCGAGGATGGCAAAGAGAAGAAGGTGACCATTGATTTTGAGCCCTTTGGCCCCATGAATGCATTGCTGTATCCGGTGCACAGCATGTTCAACACTGAGGCCATGAAAGAATTGCTGCAGTCGGACCATATGATCGGGTTTATTGTAATGGAGGTGGATGGTGCTCTCTTCGGGACTCGGTGCGGGAGCTCCCGAGAAGTGCTTTACAAGTTCACTGAGGAGGAAATTAAGTACCGCAGGAAGGGGCACAAGAGAGGAGAGCCGCTGTCACCCCATCAATATGCCTGGCTGCAGCTGAGGAAACGTGACCGGGCTATTGGAAGAACAATTGACCTGGCCCCCCAATTCTTCATCGACCCTGCAACGGGCCAACCTAATGTGTCAGGCCTGATCCTGGCAGGGGCTGCTGGCTTCAAGATTTTTCTGTCTCTGTTTTTCGGCGACTTGGACTCGCGCTTGCGTTCAAAGATTCTTAATGTTGTTGATGTCCCTGATGGAGGGGAAAGGGGGTTCAATCAGGCCATTGGGATTTCTGCCTGCTGA